Proteins from a single region of Puntigrus tetrazona isolate hp1 chromosome 2, ASM1883169v1, whole genome shotgun sequence:
- the znf414 gene encoding zinc finger protein 414 isoform X1: MEGCQMSCSFFGCKRTYNSPEALNSHLQDHQKSTAQSLPGKTFLCSHIGCDGSFNNMQQLMEHMRHHHKPNYFFLCESCRAKLRSYRTLLKHLQTCAKVAKNKAAKIETGMTPDGDPGNVLLSTDMEPSGPLLASNAPEEMESMPSLPTNPSMPVTQRPLENNAFANPIPAGPVTVPLATCPASNQNLPYQPESPYSSFPPTLSPVNPAFQADLGLQQQRSPRSGPPSLPASPPLPSPPGSNAVWRKNQGQSFNCRILWEHTRGRYSCLQCGHCTPDRGEMTAHIEGQHKNPGGKMNNDHDTEIATASLLAKTSLNSENSTYTQL, encoded by the exons ATGGAGG GCTGCCAAATGTCCTGCTCGTTTTTTGGGTGCAAGAGGACCTACAATAGTCCGGAAGCACTGAATAGTCATCTTCAGGACCATCAAAAGAGCACTGCCCAGTCTCTTCCAG GGAAAACCTTCCTTTGCTCTCATATAGGATGTGATGGTTCATTCAACAACATGCAGCAGCTAATGGAACATATGAGGCACCATCACAAGCCAAATTATTTTTTCCT GTGCGAGAGCTGCAGGGCCAAACTGCGTTCTTACCGGACTCTTCTGAAACACCTGCAGACCTGCGCTAAAGTGGCTAAAAACAAGGCGGCAAAAATAGAGACTGGAATGACACCTGACGGAGATCCCGGCAATGTTCTGCTCTCCACTGACATGGAACCATCTGGACCCCTCTTGGCCTCAAACGCACCTGAGGAGATGGAGTCTATGCCCTCTTTGCCCACAAATCCAAGCATGCCAGTAACCCAGCGGCCCCTAGAAAACAACGCATTCGCTAACCCCATACCTGCAGGGCCTGTAACTGTGCCTCTTGCTACTTGTCCAGCCTCAAACCAAAACCTTCCTTACCAACCAGAATCCCCCTACAGCTCCTTTCCACCTACTCTGTCTCCTGTAAACCCAGCCTTCCAAGCAGATCTAGGCCTGCAGCAGCAGAGGTCTCCTAGGTCTGGTCCTCCCAGTCTGCCCGCTTCACCCCCCCTGCCGTCACCACCAGGATCAAACGCAGTTTGGAGGAAGAACCAAG GTCAGTCCTTCAACTGCCGCATCCTGTGGGAGCACACAAGAGGTCGGTACAGCTGCCTACAGTGCGGCCACTGCACCCCAGACCGGGGGGAGATGACCGCTCACATTGAGGGCCAACACAAGAACCCGGGGGGGAAAATGAACAATGATCATG ATACAGAGATTGCCACCGCATCTTTACTGGCTAAGACCTCACTAAACTCTGAGAACTCGACTTATACACAGCTCTAA
- the znf414 gene encoding zinc finger protein 414 isoform X2 — translation MEGCQMSCSFFGCKRTYNSPEALNSHLQDHQKSTAQSLPGKTFLCSHIGCDGSFNNMQQLMEHMRHHHKPNYFFLCESCRAKLRSYRTLLKHLQTCAKVAKNKAAKIETGMTPDGDPGNVLLSTDMEPSGPLLASNAPEEMESMPSLPTNPSMPVTQRPLENNAFANPIPAGPVTVPLATCPASNQNLPYQPESPYSSFPPTLSPVNPAFQADLGLQQQRSPRSGPPSLPASPPLPSPPGSNAVWRKNQGVSPNEREFVSHLGGKCLSLGRGRFE, via the exons ATGGAGG GCTGCCAAATGTCCTGCTCGTTTTTTGGGTGCAAGAGGACCTACAATAGTCCGGAAGCACTGAATAGTCATCTTCAGGACCATCAAAAGAGCACTGCCCAGTCTCTTCCAG GGAAAACCTTCCTTTGCTCTCATATAGGATGTGATGGTTCATTCAACAACATGCAGCAGCTAATGGAACATATGAGGCACCATCACAAGCCAAATTATTTTTTCCT GTGCGAGAGCTGCAGGGCCAAACTGCGTTCTTACCGGACTCTTCTGAAACACCTGCAGACCTGCGCTAAAGTGGCTAAAAACAAGGCGGCAAAAATAGAGACTGGAATGACACCTGACGGAGATCCCGGCAATGTTCTGCTCTCCACTGACATGGAACCATCTGGACCCCTCTTGGCCTCAAACGCACCTGAGGAGATGGAGTCTATGCCCTCTTTGCCCACAAATCCAAGCATGCCAGTAACCCAGCGGCCCCTAGAAAACAACGCATTCGCTAACCCCATACCTGCAGGGCCTGTAACTGTGCCTCTTGCTACTTGTCCAGCCTCAAACCAAAACCTTCCTTACCAACCAGAATCCCCCTACAGCTCCTTTCCACCTACTCTGTCTCCTGTAAACCCAGCCTTCCAAGCAGATCTAGGCCTGCAGCAGCAGAGGTCTCCTAGGTCTGGTCCTCCCAGTCTGCCCGCTTCACCCCCCCTGCCGTCACCACCAGGATCAAACGCAGTTTGGAGGAAGAACCAAG GTGTGAGTCCTAATGAAAGGGAATTTGTAAGTCACTTGGGGGGGAAATGCCTAAGCCTTGGCCGTGGCCGCTTTGAGTGA